A single genomic interval of Melanotaenia boesemani isolate fMelBoe1 chromosome 4, fMelBoe1.pri, whole genome shotgun sequence harbors:
- the LOC121637806 gene encoding transcription elongation factor 1 homolog, producing MGRRKSKRKPPPKKKMTGDLETQFTCPFCNHEKSCDVKMERSRNTGIISCTVCLEEFQTPITYLSEPVDVYSDWIDACEAANQ from the exons ATGGGACGCCGCAAGTCTAAAAGAAAGCCTCCCCCCAAGAAAAAGATGACAGGGGATTTGGAAACTCAGTTCACCTGCCCCTTTTGCAACCACGAGAAATCCTGTGACGTTAAAAT GGAAAGAAGCAGAAATACTGGAATAATATCATGCACAGTCTGCTTGGAGGAGTTCCAGACTCCCATTACCT ATCTGTCAGAGCCAGTTGACGTGTATAGTGACTGGATAGATGCCTGTGAAGCAGCCAATCAGTAG